From Camelina sativa cultivar DH55 chromosome 7, Cs, whole genome shotgun sequence, one genomic window encodes:
- the LOC104704196 gene encoding zinc finger MYM-type protein 1-like, with product MPGQKPGCQKRKKRKQDELFVQSLRGSLDKFVTRASANENSESGGANENSESGGGGINNPDDSSHLSEHDNASNVESLNVCENPNSRVDIFDPRYWENLDNKMRDVLVEKGPQRELSLVFPLDANKRRFSYNYYSRKLRNGETSDRNWLVYSKHVNKVYCFCCKLFKSRNCSNMLALANDGYNDWKHLSERLKDHEKSVEHMNNMKTWKELKVRFEKNLTIDKPLQKEIAKEKERWRFVLARIIAVVKFLAKRNLAFRGKNEKLYQDNNGNFLGAIEMIAEFDLIIQDHIRRIHSHEIHCHYLGHNIQNEFISLLAHNVQLSIVKTIKESRYFSVILDCTPDVSHQEQMTLIIRCVKISNRKASVEEYFLEFLKVDDTTGLGLFDKLLDALKSLTLEFENIRGQGYDNGSNMKGKHQGVQKRLLDVNPKALYMPCACHSLNLVVSDMAHSCVKAISFFGIVQRIYALFSSSSKRWKILLDHVPCFTVKSLCNTRWESRIKSVKAIRFKAPQVRSALLELYESCDDAMTKSDAESLIMAFDNFEFILGIVIWYDILFAINSVSKNLQSKSFCIDNALKQLQGVCLFFEKYRHEGFSSSLSIAQTIARDMDVDPIFPQKRRVFRKKQFDEIGLDEEIQSSEDAFRVNYFLVVVDMAITSVKTRFDQMKTFESVFGFLFDSKKLKTLHDSDLQEHCCNLCKTFSHGNSSDVDSDDLFSELRVLQTTLPDVSMEPTEVLEFVEDIGCYPNVSIAYRIMLTIPVTVASAERSFSKLKLLKNYLRSSMSQERLNGLAILCIEKNILESIDTETIIHDFASTKTRKNRIL from the coding sequence ATGCCAGGACAGAAACCGGGatgtcagaaaagaaaaaaaagaaaacaagatgaaTTGTTTGTTCAATCACTAAGAGGCTCTTTAGATAAATTTGTGACAAGAGCAAGTGCTAATGAAAATTCAGAATCTGGTGGTGCTAATGAAAATTCAGaatctggtggtggtggtataAATAATCCCGATGATAGTAGTCACTTGAGTGAGCATGATAATGCATCTAATGTTGAAAGTTTAAATGTTTGTGAAAACCCAAATTCTCGTGTTGATATTTTTGATCCAAGGTATTGGGAAAACCTTGATAATAAAATGAGAGATGTGTTAGTTGAAAAAGGACCTCAAAGAGAATTGAGTCTTGTGTTTCCTTTAGATGCAAACAAGAGGCGTTTctcatataattattattctagGAAGCTGCGTAATGGGGAAACTAGTGACAGAAATTGGTTGGTTTACTCCAAACATGTGAACAAGGTTTATTGCTTTTGTTGCAAATTGTTTAAATCTAGAAATTGTTCAAATATGCTTGCTTTAGCTAATGATGGTTATAATGACTGGAAGCATCTTAGTGAGAGACTTAAAGATCATGAGAAAAGTGTAGAGCATATGAATAACATGAAAACTTGGAAAGAGCTGAAAGTTAGATTTGAGAAGAATCTCACAATTGATAAACCACTACAGAAAGAAATTGCTAAAGAGAAAGAACGTTGGAGGTTTGTCTTAGCTAGAATAATTGCTGTTGTAAAATTTCTTGCTAAAAGAAATCTAGCTTTTcgtggaaaaaatgaaaaactttacCAAGATAACAATGGTAATTTCTTAGGTGCTATTGAAATGATTGCagaatttgatttgataatcCAAGATCATATTAGACGCATTCATAGTCATGAAATTCATTGTCATTATCTTGGTCATAATATTCAAAATGAGTTTATCTCTCTTTTGGCTCATAATGTTCAGCTTTCCATCGTTAAAACCATTAAAGAGTCTAGGTACTTTTCTGTCATTCTTGATTGCACACCGGATGTGAGCCATCAAGAGCAAATGACTTTGATAATTCGATGTGTGAAAATATCAAACAGAAAAGCAAGTGTAGAAGAGTACTTCTTAGAGTTTCTAAAGGTGGATGACACCACTGGTTTAGGTCTCTTTGATAAGTTACTAGATGCTTTAAAGTCTCTTACTCTTGAGTTTGAGAATATTAGAGGTCAAGGTTATGATAATGGTTCTAACATGAAAGGAAAACATCAAGGTGTTCAAAAGCGATTACTTGATGTAAATCCAAAAGCTTTGTATATGCCGTGTGCTTGTCATAGTCTGAATCTTGTGGTTAGTGATATGGCTCATTCATGTGTAAAAGCTATTTCTTTCTTTGGAATTGTGCAACGCATATATGCATTATTTTCTAGTTCTTCTAAGAGATGGAAAATTTTGCTTGATCATGTTCCTTGCTTTACTGTAAAATCTTTGTGTAACACACGTTGGGAGAGTCGAATTAAAAGTGTCAAAGCTATTAGGTTCAAAGCTCCACAAGTAAGATCAGCTTTATTGGAATTATATGAGTCTTGTGATGATGCTATGACAAAGAGTGATGCTGAAAGTTTGATCATGGCATTtgataattttgaatttatccTTGGCATTGTTATTTggtatgatattttgtttgccATTAACTCAGTGAGTAAGAATTTACAGTCTAAATCATTTTGCATTGATAATGCTTTAAAACAATTGCAaggtgtgtgtttgttttttgagaAGTATAGACATGAAGGGTTTAGTTCTAGTTTGAGTATAGCTCAAACTATTGCTCGTGATATGGATGTAGATCCTATATTTCCACAGAAGCGTCGtgttttcagaaaaaaacaGTTTGATGAAATTGGTTTGGATGAGGAAATACAATCTAGTGAAGATGCATTTAGAGTCAATTACTTTTTGGTTGTGGTGGACATGGCAATCACTTCGGTGAAGACCAGATTTGAtcaaatgaaaacttttgaaagtgtttttggtttcttatttgattcgAAAAAGTTAAAGACATTACATGATAGTGATTTACAAGAGCATTGCTGTAACTTATGCAAAACTTTTTCTCATGGTAACTCGTCGGATGTTGATTCAGATGATCTTTTTTCAGAATTGAGAGTGCTTCAAACGACTTTACCTGATGTGTCAATGGAACCTACTGAAGTTCTTGAGTTTGTTGAAGATATTGGTTGTTATCCAAATGTTTCAATTGCATATAGAATCATGTTAACTATACCGGTGACAGTCGCTTCAGCGGAGAGAAgcttttcaaaactaaaattattgaaaaattatCTAAGATCTTCAATGTCTCAAGAAAGGTTGAATGGTTTAGCTATTTTGTGCATCGAAAAGAACATATTGGAGAGCATTGATACTGAAACTATTATTCATGATTTTGCATCGACTAAAACTCGTAAAAATAGGATTTTGTGA
- the LOC104704197 gene encoding uncharacterized protein At4g02000-like, with protein MLKPALDLWVQVRGIPLPYVSETTVRFIANNTLGEVVELDFNEETSTQIAFIRLKIRIGISDRLRFFRRVRFESGEGAMIGFEYEKLIRICTNCCRINHDSNHFPYLAPPIVHEDCLEVPIFPAREESEGSDLRRVPEAPQLEQSSELSSYSPISQPPRPVHPAPSLEEFLAAHHLHRGPSSSSRSLKESSDSRKAKGKLELGESSKRRKGKQIQVEPVRNTRQCRKDPGVRFYPVNPEPP; from the coding sequence ATGCTCAAGCCGGCACTGGACCTATGGGTCCAAGTAAGAGGTATACCCTTACCTTATGTGTCTGAAACAACTGTTCGTTTCATTGCTAATAATACTCTTGGAGAGGTTGTTGAACTGGATTTCAATGAGGAGACATCTACGCAGATAGCTTTTATCAGACTTAAGATCAGAATTGGTATATCAGACCGTCTCAGGTTTTTTAGAAGAGTCAGATTTGAATCAGGTGAAGGGGCCATGATTGGCTTTGAGTATGAGAAACTCATACGGATCTGCACCAACTGTTGTCGTATCAATCATGACTCTAATCATTTTCCGTACCTGGCTCCCCCTATCGTTCATGAGGACTGCTTAGAGGTTCCAATTTTTCCTGCTAGAGAAGAAAGTGAGGGTTCTGATCTTCGCCGAGTCCCTGAAGCCCCTCAGTTAGAACAGAGCTCTGAGTTATCCTCTTACTCTCCCATCTCTCAACCACCAAGACCGGTTCATCCTGCACCTTCTTTGGAGGAATTTCTTGCTGCTCACCATCTCCACAGGGGTCCTTCCTCAAGCTCCAGATCTTTAAAAGAATCTTCAGATTCTAGAAAAGCTAAAGGAAAACTTGAACTGGGTGAGAGTTCTAAGAGAAGGAAAGGAAAGCAGATACAAGTGGAGCCTGTAAGAAACACTCGACAATGCAGAAAGGATCCTGGCGTGAGGTTCTACCCAGTGAATCCTGAACCTCCTTGA
- the LOC104704195 gene encoding uncharacterized protein LOC104704195 has product MCELGSSGNGFTWGGVRNKQWIQCRLDRRFGNPAWFSLFPNSHQWFLEKLGSDHKPVLVKFTSDKELFRNQFWFDKRWAEDPSLLEVIQKVWNEMSTLSSDCSVLARNENCKKAIGIWKKQARTNSEIRIKRLRKELASHYEALKPNFRRINAIKRDLAIAFREEEIYWRQKSTEKWLLDGDRNTKFFQASVKATRMKNSLPFIIDDTGVEQFGEQQKGEVAVNYFSKLFTSSAPSQISALLYNFQPRVSISMNQDLSKEITVSEIRQAAFSISSESAPGSDGLTGFFFKKFWPVIHDQVNKEVLSFFATGNLPVEWNHTLLCLIPKIQAPKRMSDLRPISLCLVIYKIVSKILVNRLKKHLSSIISPTQAAFVSERLISDNILIAHEIVHSLHTLPSVSQEFMMVKTDISKAYDRVEWSFLKDILIALGFHDRWIAWVMGCVTSVNYSVLVNGESYGSFQPERGIRQGDPLSLFLFVLCTEALVHLFNQAASEAHEIVHSLHTLPSVSQEFMMVKTDISKAYDRVEWSFLKDILIALGFHDRWIAWVMGCVTSVNYSVLVNGESYGSFQPERGIRQGDPLSLFLFVLCTEALVHLFNQAASEGKISGIQFHHSGPAINHLLFADDSLFICKANRDQCAEMMSCLQKYERISGQMINKTKSAITFGIKSDQRDWQWIKENSGIRFEGGTGKYLGLPECLSGSKQQLLGFIKDRLQSRLIDATVGRSPSFGWRSILFGKELLTKGLKRVIGNGKNTLVWIDNWLFDGTAKRPVGNQSLMNINLRVADLLAHHSGMWNDTLLRSLFHQSEVKIIKAIRPRVGYTDSFCWGETRNGVYSVSSGYSMMFGLRKKELIASAEARPTRNPVLQACWDVSTSPKIQIFLWKALHGALAVNERLRTRLEQDREFLADLNSAFAWILWHLWKARNKLLFEGVSMSPPDLVQKAWNDTSKWFVVHNQDSHLKQSDIVQAARWTPPLLGEVKCNIGFSWSKRFSLSGASWVVRDHVGNGILHSRRSFASVYSVFEAKIKSWEWALESMASLHVENVTFGASSLEIIQALHNPSAARLH; this is encoded by the exons ATGTGTGAACTTGGTAGCTCTGGAAATGGTTTTACTTGGGGTGGTGTTCGGAATAAACAGTGGATCCAATGTAGACTTGATCGACGCTTTGGGAATCCAGCCTGGTTTTCTTTATTTCCCAATAGTCATCAGTGGTTTTTGGAGAAATTAGGATCAGACCATAAGCCTGTTTTGGTTAAATTTACAAGTGACAAAGAATTGTTCAGGAATCAATTCTGGTTTGACAAGAGATGGGCTGAGGATCCTTCTTTATTGGAAGTAATCCAGAAAGTGTGGAATGAAATGAGCACATTAAGTTCTGATTGCTCTGTTCTGGCGAGaaatgaaaattgcaaaaagGCTATTGGCATTTGGAAGAAACAAGCAAGGACTAATTCAGAGATCAGGattaaaagattaagaaaagaGTTGGCAAGTCACTATGAAGCCTTGAAGCCTAACTTCAGAAGGATAAATGCGATTAAAAGAGACCTTGCTATAGCATTTCGGGAAGAAGAAATTTACTGGAGACAAAAAAGTACAGAGAAATGGCTTCTTGATGGGGATAGGAATACCAAATTTTTCCAAGCATCAGTGAAAGCTACTAGAATGAAAAATTCTTTACCTTTCATTATAGATGACACTGGTGTAGAGCAATTTGGTGAACAACAGAAAGGTGAAGTGGCTGTTAATTATTTCTCTAAGCTTTTCACATCATCTGCACCTTCGCAGATTAGTGCTTTACTGTATAACTTTCAGCCGAGAGTTTCAATCAGTATGAATCAAGACCTCTCTAAGGAAATTACAGTCTCTGAGATACGACAAGCTGCCTTCTCAATTAGTAGTGAGAGTGCTCCGGGTTCTGATGGGCTCACtggtttctttttcaaaaagtttTGGCCAGTAATTCATGATCAGGTCAATAAAGAGGTGCTCTCCTTTTTTGCCACGGGGAATCTTCCGGTGGAATGGAATCATACGCTGTTGTGTTTGATCCCCAAAATTCAAGCTCCAAAAAGAATGTCGGATCTCAGGCCAATCAGTTTGTGCTTAGTGATTTATAAGATTGTCTCAAAAATTCTGGTGAATAGACTGAAAAAACATTTATCTTCCATAATCTCTCCTACTCAGGCTGCTTTTGTCTCAGAAAGACTGATTTCTGATAATATCTTAATAGCACATGAAATTGTTCATAGTCTTCACACTCTTCCAAGTGTTTCTCAGGAGTTTATGATGGTTAAAACTGATATATCAAAAGCTTATGATCGGGTAGAATGGAGTTTTTTGAAAGATATACTTATTGCTCTAGGATTTCATGATCGTTGGATCGCTTGGGTTATGGGCTGTGTAACATCGGTGAACTATTCAGTGTTAGTTAATGGAGAATCTTATGGTTCATTTCAACCTGAAAGAGGAATCAGACAGGGGGATCCTCTTTCCCTTTTCTTGTTTGTGCTCTGTACTGAAGCTTTGGTTCATCTCTTCAATCAAGCTGCTAGTGAAG CACATGAAATTGTTCATAGTCTTCACACTCTTCCAAGTGTTTCTCAGGAGTTTATGATGGTTAAAACTGATATATCAAAAGCTTATGATCGGGTAGAATGGAGTTTTTTGAAAGATATACTTATTGCTCTAGGATTTCATGATCGTTGGATCGCTTGGGTTATGGGCTGTGTAACATCGGTGAACTATTCAGTGTTAGTTAATGGAGAATCTTATGGTTCATTTCAACCTGAAAGAGGAATCAGACAGGGGGATCCTCTTTCCCTTTTCTTGTTTGTGCTCTGTACTGAAGCTTTGGTTCATCTCTTCAATCAAGCTGCTAGTGAAGGTAAAATTTCTGGTATTCAATTTCATCATTCTGGTCCAGCAATCAATCATTTGCTATTTGCAGATGATAGCCTCTTTATTTGTAAAGCTAATAGAGATCAATGTGCTGAGATGATGAGTTGTTTACAGAAATATGAAAGGATATCTGGTCAAatgattaataaaacaaaatcagcGATTACTTTTGGAATTAAATCAGATCAGAGGGATTGGCAGTGGATAAAAGAAAATTCTGGGATTAGATTCGAAGGTGGAACTGGGAAATACTTAGGTCTTCCTGAATGTTTAAGTGGTTCAAAACAGCAGCTTTTGGGATTCATCAAGGATAGGTTACAGTCTAGGTTAATTG ATGCAACAGTGGGGCGGAGTCCTTCATTTGGATGGAGAAGTATCTTGTTTGGTAAAGAGCTCCTGACTAAAGGTCTGAAGCGTGTTATAGGGAATGGGAAAAACACTCTTGTTTGGATAGACAACTGGTTATTTGATGGCACTGCTAAACGACCCGTTGGTAATCAGTCTCTTATGAACATTAATCTTCGAGTAGCTGATCTTTTAGCTCATCACTCTGGCATGTGGAATGATACTCTTTTAAGAAGCTTGTTTCACCAGTCGGAGGTTAAAATCATAAAGGCTATACGACCAAGGGTAGGTTATACTGATTCGTTTTGCTGGGGTGAAACTAGGAATGGAGTTTATTCTGTGAGTTCGGGTTACTCTATGATGTTTGGATTGAGGAAAAAAGAACTCATTGCATCTGCTGAAGCTCGTCCAACTAGAAACCCGGTTCTACAAGCTTGTTGGGATGTGTCAACCTCTCCTAAAATTCAGATCTTTCTTTGGAAAGCTCTTCATGGGGCTCTTGCAGTTAATGAAAGATTGAGAACACGG CTTGAACAAGATAGAGAATTCTTGGCGGATCTTAATTCAGCCTTTGCTTGGATATTGTGGCATTTATGGAAAGCCCGAAATAAGTTGCTTTTTGAAGGTGTCAGCATGTCACCGCCTGACTTGGTACAAAAAGCATGGAATGATACTTCAAAATGGTTTGTAGTGCATAATCAAGACTCCCACCTTAAACAATCTGACATTGTTCAAGCTGCAAGGTGGACTCCTCCTTTACTTGGTGAGGTTAAATGCAATATTGGCTTTTCTTGGTCCAAAAGATTTTCTTTGTCGGGAGCTTCTTGGGTGGTGAGAGATCATGTTGGCAATGGCATTCTTCACAGTAGACGGTCCTTTGCTTCGGTTTACTCTGTCTTTGAGGCTAAAATAAAGAGTTGGGAATGGGCTTTAGAGAGTATGGCAAGTTTGCATGTGGAGAATGTTACATTTGGGGCATCTTCTTTGGAAATTATCCAGGCGCTGCATAATCCTAGCGCCGCTAGGTTGCACTGA